From Oenanthe melanoleuca isolate GR-GAL-2019-014 chromosome 18, OMel1.0, whole genome shotgun sequence, a single genomic window includes:
- the AXIN2 gene encoding axin-2 isoform X1, whose translation MSSAVLLAHLPDPSSSFREDAPRPPVPGEEGEAPCPQLASSFLPKSQSFKAMPVPAAPRRNENGLGEPEGSASPDSPLARWTKSLHSLLGDQDGAYLFRTFLEREKCVDTLDFWFACNGFRQMDLKDTKTLRVAKAIYKRYIENNSIVSKQLKPATKTYIRDSIKKQQIDSIMFDQAQTEIQTVMEENAYQMFLTSDIYLEYVRSGGENPAYMNSNGLGSLKVVCGYLPTLNEEEEWSCADFKNKILPSVVGLSSKTLRVTANVRATETIENGYRSFKRNDPVNPYHVNSGYVFAPATSANDSEISSDALTDDSMSMTDSSVDGIPPYRIGSKKQLQREMHRSVKANGQVSLPHFPRTHRLPKEMTPVEPAAFAAELISRLEKLKQEQETMDCLEERLQQIKEDEEKEGAELPAGPQGGRDAANPQPALALLPSGSYEEDPQAILDEHLSRVLKTPGCQSPGVGRHSPRARSPERPPAGKLPPACALLGKAFLGRQSTRHVHHHYIHHHTVPKSKEQIEAEAAQRVQCCCPAGGDYYCYPKCKGHPKSTDPPLSPLEPFGRTGTLLRRPGRGGDSVAPVAGDGALPGPAGAQLPGGEADRAQNVWQWMLESERQNKHKSHSTQSTKKAYGSECAKGAPGRHHPWGTGGHPRGAQPAHPFVQDPAMPPLPPPNTLAQLEEACRRLAEVSKPQKPRCSTSNQQRDRNHSAAIQGGSSPFCNASLTTEDHKEPKKLPVVHTSQSGELVVTYFFCGEEIPYRRMLKAQSLTLGHFKEHLSKKGNYRYYFKKASDEFDCGAVFEEVWEDETVLPMYEGRILGKVERID comes from the exons ATGAGCAGCGCCGTGCTCCTCGCCCACCTCCCCgaccccagcagcagcttcagggaAGACGCCCCCCGACCCCCTGTCCcgggggaggaaggagaagcacCATGCCCGCAGCTCGCCAGCTCGTTTCTCCCCAAAAGCCAAAGCTTCAAGGCCATGCCGGTGCCTGCTGCCCCGCGGAGGAATGAGAACGGACTCGGGGAGCCGGAGGGCAGCGCATCCCCAGACTCCCCTCTGGCCAGATGGACCAAATCCTTGCATTCCCTCTTGGGAGATCAAGATGGTGCCTATCTTTTTCGGACCtttctggaaagggaaaaatgtgtGGATACCTTAGACTTCTGGTTTGCCTGCAATGGCTTCAGGCAGATGGACCTTAAGGATACCAAAACTTTACGAGTAGCCAAAGCTATTTACAAAAGGTACATCGAGAACAACAGCATCGTCTCCAAGCAGCTCAAACCTGCTACCAAGACCTACATAAGGGACAGCATCAAGAAGCAGCAGATAGATTCCATCATGTTTGATCAGGCACAGACTGAGATTCAGACTGTGATGGAGGAAAATGCTTACCAGATGTTTTTAACTTCTGATATATACCTCGAATATGTACGGAGTGGAGGAGAGAATCCCGCTTACATGAACAGCAATGGACTGGGGAGCTTAAAAGTTGTCTGTGGCTATCTCCCGACCTTGAATGAAGAAGAGGAATGGAGCTGTgcagactttaaaaataaaatcttgccTTCGGTAGTTGGACTATCCAGCAAGACTTTGAGGGTTACAGCGAATGTCAGAGCCACGGAAACGATCGAGAATGGATACAG GTCCTTCAAGAGGAATGACCCTGTGAACCCCTACCACGTGAACTCGGGCTATGTGTTCGCGCCGGCCACCAGCGCCAACGACAGCGAGATCTCCAGCGATGCCCTGACGGACGACTCCATGTCCATGACAGACAGCAGCGT AGATGGGATCCCCCCGTACAGGATCGGGAGCAAGAAGCAGCTCCAGCGGGAGATGCACCGCAGCGTCAAGGCCAACGGGCAAGTGTCTCTACCTCATTTCCCG AGGACACACCGGCTGCCCAAGGAGATGACCCCGGTGGAGCCCGCCGCCTTCGCCGCCGAGCTCATTTCCCGGCTGGAGAAgctgaagcaggagcaggagaccATGGACTGCctggaggagaggctgcagcagatcAAGGAG GACGAGGAGAAGGAGGGCGCCGAGCTGCCCGCCGGCCCGCAGGGCGGCCGGGACGCGGCCAACCCGCAGCCCGCGCTGGCGCTGCTGCCCTCGGGCAGCTACGAGGAGGACCCGCAGGCCATCCTGGACGAGCACCTGTCCCGCGTGCTCAAGACGCCCGGCTGCCAGTCGCCCGGCGTGGGCCGGCACAGCCCCCGCGCCCGCTCGCCCGAGCGCCCGCCCGCCGGCAAGCTGCCGCCCGCCTGCGCCCTGCTGGGCAAGGCCTTCCTCGGCAGGCAGAGCACCAGGCACGTGCACCACCACTACATCCACCACCACACCGTGCCCAAGAGCAAGGAGCAGATCGAGGCCGAGGCGGCGCAGCgggtgcagtgctgctgcccgGCGGGGGGTGACTACTACTGCTACCCCAAGTGCAAGGGCCACCCCAAGAGCACCGACCCGCCCCTCTCTCCGCTGGAGCCCTTCGG CAGGACGGGGACGCTGCTGAGGAGGCCGGGCCGAGGAGGGGACAGCGTGGCCCCGGTGGCCGGGGACGGggccctgcccggccctgccggGGCGCAGCTCCCGGGGGGCGAAGCGGATCGGGCGCAGAACGTCTGGCAGTGGATGCTGGAGAGCGAGAGACAAAACAAGCACAAGAGCCACAG CACACAAAGCACAAAGAAGGCCTACGGCTCCGAGTGCGCCAAGGGGGCCCCCGGCCGCCACCACCCCTGGGGGACGGGCGGCCACCCCCGCGGGGCGCAGCCCGCGCACCCCTTCGTGCAGGACCCCGCCATGCCCCCGCTGCCGCCCCCCAACACCCTGGCCCAGCTGGAGGAAGCGTGCCGCCGCCTGGCCGAGGTCTCCAAGCCGCAGAAGCCACG ATGTTCAACCTCAAATCAGCAGAGGGACCGAAACCACTCCGCTGCCATTCAGGGGGGAAGCTCCCCTTTCTGCAATGCAAGTCTAACGACAGAAGA tcACAAGGAGCCAAAGAAACTGCCAGTTGTTCACACCTCTCAGTCTGGTGAGCTGGTTGTCACCTATTTTTTTTGTGGAGAAGAAATTCCCTACAGGAGGATGTTAAAGGCCCAGAGCCTGACACTTGGGCACTTTAAAGAACACCTGAGCAAAAAGGGAAATTACAG
- the AXIN2 gene encoding axin-2 isoform X2, with the protein MSSAVLLAHLPDPSSSFREDAPRPPVPGEEGEAPCPQLASSFLPKSQSFKAMPVPAAPRRNENGLGEPEGSASPDSPLARWTKSLHSLLGDQDGAYLFRTFLEREKCVDTLDFWFACNGFRQMDLKDTKTLRVAKAIYKRYIENNSIVSKQLKPATKTYIRDSIKKQQIDSIMFDQAQTEIQTVMEENAYQMFLTSDIYLEYVRSGGENPAYMNSNGLGSLKVVCGYLPTLNEEEEWSCADFKNKILPSVVGLSSKTLRVTANVRATETIENGYRSFKRNDPVNPYHVNSGYVFAPATSANDSEISSDALTDDSMSMTDSSVDGIPPYRIGSKKQLQREMHRSVKANGQVSLPHFPRTHRLPKEMTPVEPAAFAAELISRLEKLKQEQETMDCLEERLQQIKEDEEKEGAELPAGPQGGRDAANPQPALALLPSGSYEEDPQAILDEHLSRVLKTPGCQSPGVGRHSPRARSPERPPAGKLPPACALLGKAFLGRQSTRHVHHHYIHHHTVPKSKEQIEAEAAQRVQCCCPAGGDYYCYPKCKGHPKSTDPPLSPLEPFGTGTLLRRPGRGGDSVAPVAGDGALPGPAGAQLPGGEADRAQNVWQWMLESERQNKHKSHSTQSTKKAYGSECAKGAPGRHHPWGTGGHPRGAQPAHPFVQDPAMPPLPPPNTLAQLEEACRRLAEVSKPQKPRCSTSNQQRDRNHSAAIQGGSSPFCNASLTTEDHKEPKKLPVVHTSQSGELVVTYFFCGEEIPYRRMLKAQSLTLGHFKEHLSKKGNYRYYFKKASDEFDCGAVFEEVWEDETVLPMYEGRILGKVERID; encoded by the exons ATGAGCAGCGCCGTGCTCCTCGCCCACCTCCCCgaccccagcagcagcttcagggaAGACGCCCCCCGACCCCCTGTCCcgggggaggaaggagaagcacCATGCCCGCAGCTCGCCAGCTCGTTTCTCCCCAAAAGCCAAAGCTTCAAGGCCATGCCGGTGCCTGCTGCCCCGCGGAGGAATGAGAACGGACTCGGGGAGCCGGAGGGCAGCGCATCCCCAGACTCCCCTCTGGCCAGATGGACCAAATCCTTGCATTCCCTCTTGGGAGATCAAGATGGTGCCTATCTTTTTCGGACCtttctggaaagggaaaaatgtgtGGATACCTTAGACTTCTGGTTTGCCTGCAATGGCTTCAGGCAGATGGACCTTAAGGATACCAAAACTTTACGAGTAGCCAAAGCTATTTACAAAAGGTACATCGAGAACAACAGCATCGTCTCCAAGCAGCTCAAACCTGCTACCAAGACCTACATAAGGGACAGCATCAAGAAGCAGCAGATAGATTCCATCATGTTTGATCAGGCACAGACTGAGATTCAGACTGTGATGGAGGAAAATGCTTACCAGATGTTTTTAACTTCTGATATATACCTCGAATATGTACGGAGTGGAGGAGAGAATCCCGCTTACATGAACAGCAATGGACTGGGGAGCTTAAAAGTTGTCTGTGGCTATCTCCCGACCTTGAATGAAGAAGAGGAATGGAGCTGTgcagactttaaaaataaaatcttgccTTCGGTAGTTGGACTATCCAGCAAGACTTTGAGGGTTACAGCGAATGTCAGAGCCACGGAAACGATCGAGAATGGATACAG GTCCTTCAAGAGGAATGACCCTGTGAACCCCTACCACGTGAACTCGGGCTATGTGTTCGCGCCGGCCACCAGCGCCAACGACAGCGAGATCTCCAGCGATGCCCTGACGGACGACTCCATGTCCATGACAGACAGCAGCGT AGATGGGATCCCCCCGTACAGGATCGGGAGCAAGAAGCAGCTCCAGCGGGAGATGCACCGCAGCGTCAAGGCCAACGGGCAAGTGTCTCTACCTCATTTCCCG AGGACACACCGGCTGCCCAAGGAGATGACCCCGGTGGAGCCCGCCGCCTTCGCCGCCGAGCTCATTTCCCGGCTGGAGAAgctgaagcaggagcaggagaccATGGACTGCctggaggagaggctgcagcagatcAAGGAG GACGAGGAGAAGGAGGGCGCCGAGCTGCCCGCCGGCCCGCAGGGCGGCCGGGACGCGGCCAACCCGCAGCCCGCGCTGGCGCTGCTGCCCTCGGGCAGCTACGAGGAGGACCCGCAGGCCATCCTGGACGAGCACCTGTCCCGCGTGCTCAAGACGCCCGGCTGCCAGTCGCCCGGCGTGGGCCGGCACAGCCCCCGCGCCCGCTCGCCCGAGCGCCCGCCCGCCGGCAAGCTGCCGCCCGCCTGCGCCCTGCTGGGCAAGGCCTTCCTCGGCAGGCAGAGCACCAGGCACGTGCACCACCACTACATCCACCACCACACCGTGCCCAAGAGCAAGGAGCAGATCGAGGCCGAGGCGGCGCAGCgggtgcagtgctgctgcccgGCGGGGGGTGACTACTACTGCTACCCCAAGTGCAAGGGCCACCCCAAGAGCACCGACCCGCCCCTCTCTCCGCTGGAGCCCTTCGG GACGGGGACGCTGCTGAGGAGGCCGGGCCGAGGAGGGGACAGCGTGGCCCCGGTGGCCGGGGACGGggccctgcccggccctgccggGGCGCAGCTCCCGGGGGGCGAAGCGGATCGGGCGCAGAACGTCTGGCAGTGGATGCTGGAGAGCGAGAGACAAAACAAGCACAAGAGCCACAG CACACAAAGCACAAAGAAGGCCTACGGCTCCGAGTGCGCCAAGGGGGCCCCCGGCCGCCACCACCCCTGGGGGACGGGCGGCCACCCCCGCGGGGCGCAGCCCGCGCACCCCTTCGTGCAGGACCCCGCCATGCCCCCGCTGCCGCCCCCCAACACCCTGGCCCAGCTGGAGGAAGCGTGCCGCCGCCTGGCCGAGGTCTCCAAGCCGCAGAAGCCACG ATGTTCAACCTCAAATCAGCAGAGGGACCGAAACCACTCCGCTGCCATTCAGGGGGGAAGCTCCCCTTTCTGCAATGCAAGTCTAACGACAGAAGA tcACAAGGAGCCAAAGAAACTGCCAGTTGTTCACACCTCTCAGTCTGGTGAGCTGGTTGTCACCTATTTTTTTTGTGGAGAAGAAATTCCCTACAGGAGGATGTTAAAGGCCCAGAGCCTGACACTTGGGCACTTTAAAGAACACCTGAGCAAAAAGGGAAATTACAG